In the genome of Corythoichthys intestinalis isolate RoL2023-P3 chromosome 19, ASM3026506v1, whole genome shotgun sequence, one region contains:
- the LOC130908062 gene encoding SMC5-SMC6 complex localization factor protein 2-like has product MSITKDYLSHKMKNTAENNGDSRAHTIPEYYSPKIKETPMKPSQTTNHIDLPRRRLPLSSPDLYQHHQLPSQHQLPSPLSQISSPESQRREQCPSFLRMPFGSSAHYRKTNSSTCSLLQNVSRESKSRAVSDSGQRLLLSAKESLPPPRNEKSITALCFTHPQKRHRECEDGVVKKLCLKSSESPSQIADELSTQSPWTPSELTVKQPFLGVMQLKINSFDGNIASLQPLSKGDVSKKMPKELNGKEKAQTDHTKEINLLQKPQQKSSELSITTPKLESQGVPHHSPTKSNHLLTKQRKAHQRRRTTYIPDDYDQLFTPDVILSPFPKSTQSKCDDGNPECKNSQSSFTKMNKFASPAEELIPAKHCHISSPYVSEDIEYKPIPAESKMNSPHKCSTDEGLTPKVFASPAEELIPAKHCHISLPYVSLVRLRIEDIEYKPIPAESKMNSLHKCSTDERLTPKVCTLPAIQSNSDEDLDLSLGITFQSDSSQASKSSDEDQLLSLEIMSQVLKVPPKSEISGGFSSALNTLTISERQVYNSLDKLLEEVDTRKKSKENEAQLRTACDKVLMEVAEYHEEENCVKDVDKQLEILQRDSLDSSRIREVPPGEEVFHLHKFGQIFNQDSLQLRRCSVKPQNNMQKIILRSSPALLKQYVNTGSFQREFSYNSPCPTQVSQFLFKMMSVHSDWKFSDKILQVLCETAKSATYNTVKNKNEAFTVWIPTLADITLVLMNMGVSFVTLFPLENLQPPFTERDILTNVDIQTEWTFGNERGEIFPEHNCRNSFEYLSCCLSLCTYAYVDDELLLLMTMCARVALDTNIISLGGVKIDTLLEKIVNNVRDWDTMLPRICRALTDLTDDHLNMCYLVQLLPNSHHQFLRQHLSLSMISKLLDRTCQYKPTGEEMKLTALQPYVLRMQPSSLHSFISSICNESSSEDDANFSDRQSYDLCHSLLTLTSQASNFESFPTHQKEHLLTLSSDLRTRVGCNIRTSEKCLYKSKVNDLLTRIYTKWQIVLQQMQPPHSKTRDYLKPSSIGTLPHRCQETYIVSGMSTRVKMECETITTTTDEPGRAPIQQ; this is encoded by the exons ATGTCGATAACGAAGGACTATCTTAGtcacaaaatgaaaaatacagcAGAAAATAATGGGGACAGTAG AGCACATACAATACCAGAATACTATTCCCCAAAGATTAAAGAGACTCCAATGAAACCGTCTCAGACCACCAACCACATAGACCTGCCTAGAAGAAGATTGCCACTCTCAAGTCCCGACTTGTACCAGCACCACCAGCTGCCATCGCAGCACCAACTCCCCAGTCCTTTGTCGCAAATTTCCTCACCAGAGTCGCAGCGCCGGGAACAATGTCCTTCCTTTCTTCGGATGCCGTTCGGCTCATCGGCCCACTACCGCAAGACGAATTCAAGTACTTGCTCTCTATTACAAAACGTCAGTAGAGAGTCCAAATCCAGGGCGGTGTCGGACTCTGGACAAAGACTACTACTGTCAGCGAAGGAAAGTTTGCCACCACCTCGAAATGAAAAATCCATTACAGCCTTGTGCTTTACGCACCCTCAGAAACGCCACAGGGAGTGTGAGGACGGCGTTGTCAAAAAGCTTTGTCTCAAGTCTTCAGAATCACCTTCCCAAATCGCAGATGAACTATCCACACAATCACCTTGGACGCCGTCCGAACTGACTGTCAAACAACCTTTTTTAGGAGTAATGCAGCTCAAAATAAATTCCTTCGACGGTAACATCGCCTCCTTGCAACCTTTATCCAAGGGAGACGTTTCCAAGAAAATGCCCAAAGAACTCAACGGAAAGGAAAAAGCTCAAACTGACCACACGAAGGAAATCAATTTACTTCAGAAACCCCAACAAAAGTCTTCCGAGTTGTCAATCACGACTCCGAAACTGGAATCGCAAGGCGTTCCTCACCATTCGCCCACCAAGTCAAATCATTTGCTGACCAAACAAAGAAAGGCGCACCAACGAAGAAGGACGACATACATTCCCGACGACTACGATCAATTGTTCACCCCGGACGTCATCCTCAGCCCTTTCCCGAAGAGCACACAGTCCAAATGCGATGACGGAAATCCAGAATGCAAGAATTCCCAgagctcttttactaaaatgaataaatttgcTTCTCCTGCGGAAGAGTTGATCCCAGCGAAACACTGCCATATTTCCTCACCTTACGTTTCGGAAGATATCGAATATAAACCCATTCCTGCTGAATCCAAAATGAATTCTCCACACAAGTGCTCGACAGATGAGGGGCTGACACCCAAAGTGTTTGCTTCTCCTGCGGAAGAGTTGATTCCAGCGAAACACTGCCATATTTCCTTACCTTACGTTTCGTTAGTAAGGCTAAGGATTGAAGATATTGAATATAAACCCATTCCTGCTGAATCCAAAATGAATTCTCTACACAAATGCTCGACAGATGAGAGACTGACACCCAAAGTGTGCACACTGCCCGCGATTCAAAGCAATTCTGACGAGGATCTGGATTTAAGCCTCGGTATCACTTTCCAATCGGACTCGAGCCAAGCTTCCAAAAGCAGCGACGAAGACCAGCTGTTGTCCTTGGAGATTATGAGCCAGGTTTTGAAGGTTCCACCTAAATCAGAGATATCTGGTGGATTTTCTAGTGCCTTAAACACGCTGACAATCTCAGAAAGACAGGTGTACAACAGCCTGGACAAGTTGCTGGAAGAGGTTGACACCCGAAAAAAGTCCAAAGAAAATGAGGCCCAACTTCGTACGGCGTGCGACAAAGTACTCATGGAAGTAGCCGAGTACCACGAGGAGGAAAACTGCGTAAAGGATGTAGACAAACAATTGGAAATACTGCAGCGTGACTCGTTGGATTCCAGTAGGATCAGAGAGGTGCCGCCGGGGGAAGAGGTGTTCCACCTACACAAGTTCGGTCAAATCTTCAATCAGGATTCGCTGCAGCTCAGACGGTGCTCCGTCAAACCGCAGAACAACATGCAGAAAATTATTCTCAGGTCCAGCCCAGCTCTGCTGAAACAATATGTGAACACGGGCTCGTTCCAGCGAGAATTCAGCTACAACTCACCCTGTCCCACGCAAGTGTCCCAGTTCCTCTTCAAGATGATGTCTGTGCATTCTGACTGGAAATTTTCTGACAAAATACTGCAGGTTCTCTGTGAAACGGCCAAATCTGCCACCTATAATACTGTGAAAAACAAGAACGAGGCGTTTACCGTGTGGATTCCCACTTTGGCAGACATAACGTTGGTGCTGATGAACATGGGCGTGTCGTTTGTCACGCTATTCCCGCTTGAAAATCTGCAGCCCCCATTCACAGAGAGAGATATACTTACAAATGTTGATATTCAAACTGAATGGACTTTTGGCAATGAGCGAGGGGAAATATTTCCAGAACACAACTGCAGAAACAGCTTCGAGTACCTGTCGTGCTGCCTGAGCCTGTGCACGTACGCATACGTCGACGACGAGCTTCTCTTGCTGATGACCATGTGTGCTCGAGTGGCTCTCGACACAAACATCATCTCCTTGGGCGGTGTGAAGATTGACACTCTGCTGGAAAAGATAGTCAACAATGTTAGGGACTGGGACACCATGCTCCCCAGAATCTGCCGGGCACTCACTGACCTGACGGATGACCACCTCAACATGTGCTATCTGGTTCAACTGCTGCCTAACAGCCACCACCAATTCCTTCGCCAGCATCTTAGTCTCTCCATGATCTCCAAACTTTTAGACAGGACTTGTCAATACAAACCAACTGGAGAGGAAATGAAGCTCACTGCGCTGCAGCCGTACGTGCTGAGAATGCAACCCTCGTCCCTCCACAGTTTCATTTCGAGCATCTGCAACGAGAGTTCCTCGGAAGACGACGCAAATTTTTCGGATCGGCAGTCGTACGACCTTTGCCACAGCCTGCTCACATTGACAAGCCAAGCCTCTAATTTCGAGTCATTCCCGACGCATCAGAAAGAACATCTGCTGACTCTCTCTTCTGATTTGAGAACTCGCGTCGGGTGTAACATTAGAACATCTGAAAAGTGTTTGTACAAGAGCAAGGTGAATGATCTGCTGACCAGGATCTACACCAAGTGGCAGATTGTCCTTCAGCAGATGCAGCCTCCTCATTCTAAGACTCGAGACTATTTGAAGCCATCGTCCATTGGAACATTACCGCACCGCTGCCAGGAAACATACATTGTTTCCGGCATGAGCACTAGAGTTAAAATGGAATGcgaaacaataacaacaacaacagatgaACCGGGACGAGCACCCATCCAACAGTAG